A genomic segment from Tissierella sp. encodes:
- a CDS encoding response regulator transcription factor produces MVKKILVVEDEYSINDILTITLLNEGYNVENVFDGKTALERIKAFKPDLVLLDLMLPDIDGFEICKKISIDHLVIMITARDSIFDKIIGLELGADDYIIKPFEIKEVIVRVKALFRSIKKEKQILLEEFVELDEGIKVDLLGERVFKNGEGIQLKRQESALFFFLLENRNRVFTRAELLDSVWGYDYYGDSRTVDVHIRRIRAKLEAPTIIETIFGKGYVMR; encoded by the coding sequence ATGGTCAAAAAAATTTTAGTAGTGGAAGATGAGTATTCAATTAATGATATATTGACAATAACCTTGTTAAATGAAGGATATAATGTGGAAAATGTTTTTGATGGTAAAACAGCATTGGAAAGGATAAAAGCATTTAAACCAGACCTGGTACTTTTAGATTTAATGCTCCCTGATATAGATGGTTTTGAAATCTGTAAGAAAATATCTATAGACCATTTAGTTATTATGATTACAGCTAGGGATAGTATTTTCGACAAGATCATAGGATTAGAGTTGGGAGCAGATGATTACATAATTAAACCATTTGAAATAAAGGAAGTAATAGTTAGAGTAAAAGCATTATTTAGAAGTATTAAAAAAGAAAAACAGATTTTATTAGAAGAGTTTGTTGAACTAGACGAGGGTATAAAAGTGGATTTGCTTGGGGAACGAGTATTTAAAAATGGTGAGGGAATTCAATTAAAAAGACAAGAATCTGCCTTGTTTTTCTTTCTATTAGAAAACAGAAATAGAGTATTTACCAGAGCTGAACTTTTAGACAGTGTATGGGGATATGATTATTACGGAGATTCTAGAACAGTTGATGTTCATATTAGACGAATTAGAGCTAAACTAGAAGCACCTACCATTATAGAAACTATTTTTGGTAAAGGCTATGTAATGAGGTAG
- a CDS encoding YcdB/YcdC domain-containing protein, translating into MKKLLSVLLTVIILIVGITPSMAIAENGYDKKLEEAIVKVKKLFNISDDYDKFTSDVNSYDGKTDFYLNWVDSRGKLDNINVNVDIDGNINSYGIYSSIYKEPSSKLPTYTKNEAEKLAMDFVAKIDPTIAKSIKLIPNEYPISSMDTQYYFDYSRYVNGIQYSQNTVGISVDKFSGEVVNYYTNWERDAIFPSPEKAINLDNGKESFKTEIGIKPIYKANNYYRPVDTNSEDKNNYYLAYSTIGANKGIDAFTGKAVNINYYGPFYGITANEKAMDAGYSEGITPEEQKSIDKLSGLLDEKTAEKKAREILKIDETYKLRSKNLNSNYKNQGEYNWYMYFSREESDKDYSNIDIGLDARTGELLNFYRMINYKADAKSKINREEAIKIAQEYIKKIQADKANQVELNEDQFSEDNQLSYYFTFNRKSDNIYVENDGIYIGIDGVGGEVTSYTLDWFKGKLPAKDKLIPIDKAYEVLWNEIGLQLMYVKTYDYTKPEGQNNEIKLVYSTNPIKPVIISGLTGELLDYSGQPYRETKRISYNDIENSYAKDKIKTLAEYGIGFEGEEFKPKEKIKQKDFVYLLWKSMNQYRTDAVSEDDIYNQMISMGYMKETEKSPDKVVTKEEAVKYIIRLMKLDKVAELDGIYKDIFNDQKDISKELNGYMNIAYGLKIVSGDEKGNIKAKYELKREDAANMIYNYLFN; encoded by the coding sequence GTGAAGAAATTATTGAGCGTTTTATTAACTGTCATTATTCTTATAGTGGGGATAACTCCTTCAATGGCCATTGCAGAAAATGGTTATGACAAGAAATTAGAAGAAGCTATAGTAAAAGTAAAAAAACTCTTTAATATCTCAGATGATTATGATAAGTTTACATCTGATGTAAATTCATATGACGGGAAAACTGATTTTTATCTGAATTGGGTAGATTCAAGAGGAAAGTTAGATAATATTAATGTGAATGTAGATATAGACGGCAATATTAATTCTTACGGCATATATTCATCAATATATAAAGAACCTAGCTCAAAATTGCCCACCTATACAAAGAATGAGGCAGAAAAACTTGCAATGGACTTTGTAGCTAAGATTGACCCTACAATTGCAAAATCCATTAAACTAATCCCAAATGAATATCCTATTAGCTCAATGGATACACAATACTATTTTGATTATAGTCGATATGTAAATGGTATACAATATTCACAAAATACTGTAGGAATAAGTGTAGATAAATTTTCAGGAGAAGTAGTGAATTATTATACAAATTGGGAAAGAGATGCAATATTTCCTTCTCCAGAGAAAGCTATAAACTTAGATAATGGAAAAGAGTCATTTAAGACAGAAATTGGGATAAAGCCAATATATAAAGCAAATAATTATTATAGACCTGTAGATACGAACAGTGAAGACAAGAATAATTATTATCTGGCATATTCAACAATCGGAGCTAACAAGGGAATAGATGCTTTTACAGGAAAAGCGGTGAATATAAACTACTATGGACCTTTTTATGGTATAACAGCAAATGAAAAGGCTATGGATGCAGGATACTCTGAAGGAATTACTCCAGAAGAACAAAAGTCTATAGATAAGTTGTCAGGTCTATTAGATGAAAAAACAGCTGAAAAAAAAGCAAGAGAAATATTAAAAATTGATGAAACATATAAACTTAGAAGCAAAAACCTAAATAGCAATTATAAAAACCAAGGTGAATACAATTGGTATATGTATTTTAGCAGAGAAGAATCAGATAAGGATTACTCCAACATAGATATAGGGTTAGATGCAAGGACTGGTGAACTCCTAAATTTTTATAGGATGATTAATTATAAAGCAGATGCCAAATCAAAAATAAATAGAGAAGAAGCCATAAAGATCGCCCAAGAGTATATTAAGAAAATCCAAGCAGATAAGGCAAATCAAGTGGAGTTAAATGAGGATCAATTTTCAGAAGATAACCAACTAAGCTATTACTTCACATTTAATAGAAAATCAGACAATATCTATGTTGAAAATGATGGAATCTATATTGGTATAGATGGAGTTGGTGGTGAAGTAACATCATATACTTTAGATTGGTTCAAAGGCAAACTTCCAGCAAAGGATAAACTTATACCCATAGATAAGGCATATGAAGTATTATGGAATGAAATTGGTCTACAATTAATGTATGTAAAGACCTATGATTATACAAAACCAGAAGGCCAAAATAATGAAATAAAGCTAGTATATTCAACAAATCCAATAAAACCCGTCATAATATCTGGATTAACAGGAGAGTTGCTAGATTACTCAGGGCAGCCATATCGAGAGACAAAGAGAATATCATATAATGATATAGAAAATTCCTATGCTAAAGATAAGATAAAGACACTAGCTGAATATGGGATAGGCTTCGAAGGAGAAGAGTTCAAGCCAAAGGAAAAAATCAAACAAAAAGACTTTGTTTATCTTCTTTGGAAGTCAATGAACCAATATAGGACAGATGCTGTATCAGAGGATGATATATATAATCAAATGATATCTATGGGGTATATGAAAGAAACTGAAAAAAGTCCAGATAAGGTAGTAACAAAAGAAGAAGCAGTAAAATATATAATTAGATTAATGAAACTAGACAAAGTAGCAGAACTTGACGGTATTTACAAAGACATCTTCAATGATCAAAAAGATATATCAAAGGAACTAAATGGATATATGAACATAGCCTATGGACTAAAGATAGTATCAGGAGATGAAAAGGGAAACATTAAAGCAAAATATGAGTTAAAAAGAGAAGATGCAGCTAATATGATTTACAATTATTTGTTTAATTAA
- a CDS encoding HAMP domain-containing sensor histidine kinase, which translates to MLNTIRGKITTGIILISFIILIIINFTIWKIFEGNLQTSILNDMKRIMSIIHHDIQRQTLNTTGHINLYNRNNLWTIMNTINLQYDIYLSIKYDKDNYIQFAGEIIDKNSIQEIIESSTKKSSLLYIHNEDTRYFVTYSYPLYIKNEYAGIFVFQKDYLVQYANYKDLMTRILGIQIILFTVMILTNFIWLKKSTNSLNTLLKGIRSIGEGEFSNRLEARSNDEVAILIHHFNKMQDKIVSQMEYLQQEKTKIEKLEKSSRDFFNYATHEMKTPITSITGYAQLLKEGKIDEIIKDRAYERIITESDRMNKMVQNMLIIAKGKEIEKEHNGYFNLNELLVQITKEYELILNRGKIDLNLQNESILIFASEEEIRAVILNLFDNAIKYSTDGHIKIRSYLGNHAYISIENNTLPIPEGIRNILFDPFVKYNHGDQKQASSGLGLYICRELIENNKGKINYNLNGDIINFTIALPKLTN; encoded by the coding sequence ATGCTAAATACTATTAGAGGCAAGATAACCACAGGAATTATTTTAATTAGTTTCATAATCTTAATAATAATAAACTTTACCATATGGAAAATATTTGAAGGCAATTTACAAACATCTATATTAAATGATATGAAGAGAATTATGTCAATAATTCATCATGACATTCAAAGACAAACGCTAAATACAACAGGACATATAAATTTGTACAATAGGAACAATTTATGGACAATTATGAATACGATAAATCTTCAATATGATATATATTTATCAATAAAGTATGATAAAGATAATTATATACAGTTTGCAGGTGAAATTATTGATAAAAACAGTATACAAGAGATAATAGAGTCTAGTACTAAAAAATCCTCATTACTATACATTCACAATGAAGATACAAGATATTTTGTTACTTATTCATACCCATTATATATAAAGAATGAATATGCAGGTATATTTGTATTTCAAAAGGATTATTTGGTTCAATATGCTAATTATAAGGACCTAATGACAAGAATATTAGGTATTCAAATTATTTTATTTACAGTGATGATATTAACAAACTTTATTTGGTTAAAAAAGTCAACTAACTCACTAAATACATTGTTAAAAGGAATAAGATCTATAGGTGAAGGGGAATTCTCCAATAGGCTAGAAGCGAGAAGCAATGATGAAGTGGCCATACTTATTCACCATTTCAATAAAATGCAAGATAAAATAGTATCACAAATGGAATATCTACAACAGGAAAAAACTAAGATTGAGAAACTGGAAAAGTCCTCCAGAGATTTTTTCAACTATGCAACCCATGAGATGAAAACTCCGATTACTTCTATTACAGGATATGCACAGCTATTAAAGGAAGGGAAGATAGATGAAATAATAAAAGATAGAGCATATGAAAGAATTATAACAGAATCTGATAGAATGAATAAAATGGTTCAGAACATGCTGATTATAGCCAAAGGAAAAGAGATTGAAAAAGAGCATAATGGCTACTTTAACTTAAATGAACTGCTGGTGCAAATAACTAAAGAATATGAGTTAATACTTAATAGAGGAAAGATAGATCTTAATCTACAAAATGAAAGTATTCTTATCTTTGCCAGTGAAGAAGAAATACGGGCAGTTATTTTAAATCTCTTTGATAATGCTATAAAATATAGTACGGATGGACACATAAAAATCAGATCATATTTAGGGAATCATGCATACATCTCTATAGAGAACAATACATTACCTATACCTGAAGGAATAAGAAATATACTATTTGATCCATTTGTTAAATATAATCATGGTGACCAAAAACAAGCTAGCTCTGGACTAGGACTTTATATATGTAGAGAATTAATTGAAAATAATAAAGGTAAAATAAATTATAACTTAAATGGGGATATAATTAATTTTACAATTGCATTACCCAAATTGACCAATTAA